One part of the Lycium ferocissimum isolate CSIRO_LF1 chromosome 8, AGI_CSIRO_Lferr_CH_V1, whole genome shotgun sequence genome encodes these proteins:
- the LOC132067506 gene encoding AAA-ATPase At3g28580-like, whose amino-acid sequence MMQDVWTQLGPAIAAIMFSWTMYQNYFPHELRGLIRRYTNKIVSYFYPYMHIIFHEYESEGWFVRSKAYVAIERYLSKNSCTQAKRLKANTVKDGQSLVLTMDDYEEITDEYKDEKVWWISSQLAANKQTIALWKEDDKRFFKLKFHRKNRELITESYLKYVLDEGKAISVRERQRKLYTNNKEEPGGGYRYRGWRMWSGVVFEHPSTFDTLAMDPNKKQEIMDDLETFSKSKDYYAKIGKAWKRGYLLYGPPGTGKSSMIAAMANYLQYDVYDLELTSVKDNTELRKLLIDTTSKSIIVIEDIDCSLDLTGQREKNKKKDEEDKEKDEKDAIKEKMKREEGKEKQSQVTLSGLLNFIDGLWSAIGGERLIVFTTNYVEKLDPALIRRGRMDKHIVLSYCCFESFKVLANNYLDVESHVHFPEIRRLLGETNMTPADIAENLMPKSSKENADTCLERLIKALETAKEEAKLKAEKEEEERAKAEMEKEEKEEKKKELAATEEAKNADGVSEKEKSESNGAKENGDVSKG is encoded by the coding sequence ATGATGCAAGATGTTTGGACTCAGTTGGGTCCAGCCATTGCAGCAATCATGTTCTCCTGGACCATGTACCAGAACTATTTTCCTCACGAACTTCGTGGTCTTATTAGGAGGTATACCAATAAAATCGTGAGctatttctacccttatatgcacataatttttcatgagtatgaaagtgagGGGTGGTTCGTGCGGAGCAAAGCTTACGTAGCAATCGAAAGGTACCTGAGCAAGAACTCTTGCACACAAGCTAAGCGCCTCAAAGCCAACACGGTGAAAGATGGTCAATCTCTTGTCCTAACCATGGATGATTATGAGGAGATAACCGATGAATATAAAGATGAGAAGGTTTGGTGGATTTCGAGCCAATTAGCAGCCAACAAACAGACAATTGCTTTGTGGAAGGAGGATGACAAGAGGTTTTTCAAGCTCAAATTTCACAGAAAGAATCGCGAGCTTATCACAGAGTCATACTTGAAGTATGTGTTGGATGAAGGGAAGGCGATATCTGTGAGAGAACGACAGAGAAAGCTGTACACAAACAATAAGGAAGAGCCAGGTGGTGGGTACAGATATAGGGGGTGGAGGATGTGGAGTGGAGTAGTGTTTGAGCATCCATCAACATTCGATACTCTGGCCATGGATCCAAACAAGAAGCAAGAGATTATGGATGATCTCGAAACATTCAGCAAGTCAAAAGACTATTATGCAAAGATTGGAAAGGCGTGGAAGCGCGGTTATCTTCTTTATGGTCCCCCAGGAACGGGTAAATCTAGCATGATTGCTGCTATGGCTAATTACTTGCAAtatgatgtctatgatctcGAACTGACATCGGTTAAGGACAACACTGAGCTAAGAAAATTGCTGATAGATACTACAAGTAAATCTATTATTGTGATTGAAGACATCGATTGCTCCCTTGACCTTACGGGTCAAAGggagaagaataagaagaaagacgaggaagataaagaaaaagatgagaAAGACGCCATCAAGGAGAAGATGAAAAGAGAAGAAGGGAAAGAAAAGCAAAGTCAGGTAACTTTATCTGGACTTTTGAACTTCATTGATGGTCTATGGTCAGCTATTGGTGGTGAAAGGCTTATTGTCTTCACCACCAACTATGTGGAAAAGCTTGATCCTGCTCTAATTCGGAGGGGGAGGATGGATAAACATATTGTGCTATCCTACTGTTGCTTTGAGTCCTTCAAGGTGCTTGCAAATAATTATCTTGACGTCGAATCTCATGTTCACTTTCCTGAGATTCGTCGCTTATTGGGGGAAACTAATATGACTCCTGCTGATATTGCTGAGAATTTGATGCCTAAGTCTTCGAAGGAAAATGCAGACACTTGCTTGGAGAGATTGATTAAAGCTCTTGAAACTGCAAAGGAGGAAGCAAAATTGAAGgctgagaaagaagaagaagagagagcaAAGGCTGAGATGGAGAAGGAagagaaggaggagaaaaagaaagaattagcAGCTACTGAAGAAGCCAAGAATGCTGATGGTGTAAGC